Proteins from one Sylvia atricapilla isolate bSylAtr1 chromosome 1, bSylAtr1.pri, whole genome shotgun sequence genomic window:
- the LOC136359513 gene encoding basic proline-rich protein-like: MGIPIMFCRGTNPAFVCKRALKNLLTPRTAGLRSHFKARFWRRLFTTRRDRGKRGHNAGPGAGPRGTAGRRGNTPGRQHPRAGRPPPPRAGRRRGSGTASAVTVENGAARGRAERRAGRAGGPGALRPPRPPLLPPRAAPAAGTPSAAPAAFVTAGGRRSPARPEPAPLRPEAPGEDAASPPRNRESPRAQPRGNRHGGGGATEEEPPPASGRPPLSPGPSAGAGRMGGGGGAWAARGGVGEARAEGGKRTRPRGGRRGSSAPGQGSRRETTPGSARRPRPGPRPAGVARPFLRARGRPHLPPPPPGFPPFPLLSPAKKGPRRPAQRPPRPAPSPRSRPGGSGAGWAPSPGRPARCSRPAACRGGRPRAAAPLPVRGGRAGAGASVRAGGRRGLCGSGARGAAASLPPSLSRRRARGVSANHRAAPRGPRAARDVKRRHGNGARGRARTSPPRPPGPRSRPEPAAAPPARGPAPRGPGPSGPSRGRRGFGAAARPSRSTGPGPAGRPPHPPVGGGAVPAPAAQSGGGSTASSCGRGVCADVTAAPRAPGRALQALCRPERPVSPVTPAEPRAWLRG, translated from the exons ATGGGAATCCCCATTATGTTTTGT AGGGGCACAAACCCGGCGTTTGTTTGCAAACGCGCGTTGAAGAACTTGCTCACACCGCGCACGGCGGGGTTAAGGAGCCATTTTAAAGCAAGATTTTGGCGGCGGCTATTTACCACTCGGCGTGACCGGGGCAAACGCGGTCATAACGCCGGCCCCGGCGCCGGTCCCCGGGGCACCGCAGGCCGCCGCGGCAACACCCCCGGGCGGCAGCATCCCCGGGcgggccgcccgccgcccccgcgggcTGGGCGCCGCCGCGGCTCCGGCACGGCGAGCGCGGTGACAGTAGAAAATGGAGCGGCCCGGGGGCGGGCGGAGCGgagggcggggcgggcgggcggccccggggcgctGCGGCCGCCCCGCCCTCCGCTgctcccgccccgcgccgcgcccgccgcgggGACACCgagcgccgcgcccgccgcctTTGTCACGGCGGGTGGGCGCCGGAGCCCGGCCCGCCCCGAGCCCGCGCCCCTCCGCCCAGAAGCCCCGGGGGAGGATGCCGCGTCCCCGCCCCGGAATAGGGAAAGCCCGCGGGCCCAGCCCCGGGGGAATCGGCACGGGGGAGGGGGAGCGACGGAGGAGGAGCCCCCTCCAGCCTCGGGGAGGCCGCCGCTCTCGCCCGGACCTTCGGCCGGGGCGGGGAGGATGGGCGGAGGCGGGGGGGCCTGGGCGGCGAgagggggggtgggggaggCCCGGGCGGAGGGAGGGAAGCGAACGCGGCCGAGGGGCGGCCGCCGCGGCTCTTCCGCGCCCGGGCAGGGCTCCCGGCGGGAGACCACGcccggcagcgcccgccgcccgcgccccggcccccgcccggcGGGGGTGGCGCGCCCCTTCCTGCGGGCGCGGGGTCGCCCTCACCTGCCGCCCCCTCCGCCAGGgtttcccccttttcccctcctgtccccggcGAAGAaggggccccgccgccccgcgcagcggcccccgcgccccgctccctccccgcggagccgccccggggggagcggggcgggctgGGCGCCGTCCCCCGGCCGCCCCGCTCGGTGCTCCCGACCTGCCGCGTGCCGGGggggccggccccgggcggcgGCCCCGTTACCTGtgcgcggcgggcgggcgggcgcgggtGCGTCGGTGCGGGCGGGCGGCCGGCGCGGACTGTGCGGCTCTGGCGCTCGCGGCGCTGCAGCCtcgctccctccctccctctcccggCGCCGCGCACGGGGCGTCTCCGCCAATCAccgcgccgctccgcgcgggcCGCGCGCCGCCCGTGACGTCAAGCGGCGCCATGGCAACGGCGCGCGAGGGCGCGCGCGAACCTCCCCCCCTCGCCCCCCCGGGCCGCGGTCACGCCCAGAgccggcggcggccccgcccgcgCGCGGCCCTGCaccccgcggccccgggccgAGCGGGCCGAGCCGGGGGCGCCGCGGGTTCGGGGCCGCGGCCCGCCCCTCCCGCAgcaccggccccggcccggcggggagACCCCCGCACCCGCCCGTGGGCGGCGGAGCCGTGCCCGCGCCTGCGGCACAGAGCGGGGGCGGCAGCACCGCCTCCTCGTGCGGCCGCGGGGTGTGCGCGGATGTCACCGCagccccccgcgcccccggGCGGGCTCTCCAGGCTTTGTGCCGCCCGGAGCGCCCAGTGTCCCCAGTAACCCCCGCCGAGCCCCGTGCCTGGCTGCGCGGCTGA